The following are encoded together in the Pedobacter sp. D749 genome:
- a CDS encoding aldehyde dehydrogenase family protein gives MEEQIKAVFDLQQKYKFDLRKTDFKTRIGKLKLLKQALEKAEEEIFVALEKDLRKNRFESAVTELYFTYAEIDFGIKKLKGWMRPKSAGRTMSNFFASNKIYYEPKGVCLIIAPWNYPLQLMMSPLVSAIAAGNCVILKPSELSEATAAVISKLIAATFEPKEIACFEGDANVSSELLKLPFDHIFFTGSTEIGKVVMEAAAKNLTSVTLELGGKSPAIVDGTCDIKKAAEKIAWGKLVNAGQTCIAPDYVLIEENRLNDFVEYYKAAVQKLFFEGVEINKNDYAKIINDKQFKRIDKLKEDAIADGAVLTFGGEADEQNLTLMPTLLTSVKENSAIMQEEIFGPVLPVITFKNLEEAIDLVNSKNKPLALYIFSENKQHQHKIIAETSAGGTCVNDVLVHISNPNLPFGGVNSSGMGNCHGIFGFKTFSHERAVVFQSKLGLTNMIYPPYAPKMGLLKWLKKLM, from the coding sequence ATGGAAGAACAAATAAAGGCGGTTTTCGATTTACAGCAAAAATATAAATTCGATCTACGCAAAACAGATTTTAAAACCCGTATCGGGAAGCTAAAATTACTTAAACAGGCTTTGGAAAAAGCCGAAGAAGAAATATTTGTCGCTTTGGAAAAGGATCTGCGTAAAAACCGTTTTGAAAGTGCTGTAACTGAACTATATTTTACCTATGCCGAAATCGATTTTGGCATCAAAAAGTTGAAAGGGTGGATGAGACCCAAATCGGCAGGCAGAACCATGAGTAATTTTTTTGCGAGTAATAAAATTTATTATGAACCCAAAGGTGTTTGTTTGATTATTGCCCCATGGAATTACCCATTACAATTGATGATGAGTCCTTTGGTTTCGGCAATAGCAGCAGGAAATTGTGTGATCCTTAAACCGTCCGAATTAAGCGAAGCAACAGCCGCCGTGATCAGTAAATTAATTGCAGCCACTTTTGAACCTAAGGAAATTGCCTGTTTTGAAGGAGATGCCAATGTTTCTAGCGAACTGCTAAAACTCCCGTTTGACCATATCTTTTTTACTGGAAGCACCGAAATTGGCAAAGTGGTAATGGAAGCTGCCGCTAAAAATCTCACCTCGGTTACTTTGGAACTTGGAGGAAAATCGCCGGCTATTGTAGATGGAACCTGTGATATTAAAAAGGCTGCTGAAAAAATCGCCTGGGGCAAATTGGTTAATGCCGGACAAACCTGTATCGCACCGGATTATGTGCTAATTGAAGAAAACCGGTTAAATGATTTTGTAGAATATTACAAGGCTGCGGTTCAGAAATTATTTTTTGAAGGCGTTGAAATCAATAAAAACGATTACGCTAAAATCATTAATGATAAGCAATTTAAACGTATTGATAAATTAAAGGAAGATGCAATTGCAGATGGAGCGGTATTAACGTTTGGTGGCGAAGCAGACGAACAAAATTTAACCCTAATGCCAACGCTTTTAACGTCTGTAAAAGAAAACAGTGCCATCATGCAGGAGGAAATATTCGGCCCGGTTTTACCTGTAATCACCTTTAAAAACCTGGAGGAAGCTATTGATTTAGTGAATAGCAAAAACAAGCCTTTGGCACTTTACATCTTTTCAGAAAACAAACAACATCAGCATAAAATCATTGCCGAAACTAGCGCTGGCGGAACCTGTGTAAACGATGTACTGGTTCACATCAGTAATCCGAATTTGCCTTTCGGTGGAGTTAACAGCAGTGGGATGGGAAACTGTCATGGTATTTTTGGCTTTAAAACCTTTTCACACGAAAGGGCGGTTGTTTTTCAATCAAAATTGGGTTTAACCAACATGATTTATCCTCCTTATGCACCAAAAATGGGCTTATTGAAATGGTTGAAAAAACTGATGTAG
- a CDS encoding peroxiredoxin, with the protein MAIVGKKFPSVSIDAMSDMGDDLKINVFEEAVNKNSKVLLFWYPKDFTFVCPTELHAFQAALPEFEKRNTIVIGASCDTNEVHFAWLNTPKDNGGIEGVTYPILADTHRQLSGILDILDQEVNYDEEGNESFSGSNVTFRATYLIDETGKVFHESVNDMPLGRNVKEYLRLIDAYAHVQKHGEVCPANWEEGKEAMNANRTGVAEYLAAN; encoded by the coding sequence ATGGCAATAGTAGGTAAAAAATTCCCAAGTGTTAGTATTGATGCAATGTCAGACATGGGTGATGACTTGAAAATCAATGTATTTGAAGAAGCTGTAAACAAAAATAGTAAGGTGTTATTATTCTGGTATCCAAAAGATTTCACTTTTGTTTGCCCTACAGAATTACACGCTTTCCAAGCTGCTTTACCTGAATTTGAAAAAAGAAATACAATTGTTATCGGTGCATCTTGCGATACCAATGAAGTTCACTTCGCCTGGTTAAATACGCCAAAAGATAATGGTGGTATTGAAGGTGTTACTTATCCAATTTTAGCAGATACACACAGACAATTATCAGGTATCTTAGATATTTTAGATCAGGAAGTTAACTACGATGAAGAAGGAAACGAATCTTTCTCAGGCTCTAACGTAACTTTCAGAGCTACTTATTTAATCGACGAAACTGGTAAAGTTTTCCACGAAAGTGTTAACGATATGCCACTAGGTAGAAACGTTAAAGAATATTTACGTTTAATTGATGCCTACGCTCACGTGCAGAAACATGGTGAAGTTTGTCCTGCAAACTGGGAAGAAGGAAAAGAAGCAATGAATGCAAACAGAACTGGCGTAGCTGAATATTTAGCCGCTAACTAA
- a CDS encoding prolyl oligopeptidase family serine peptidase: MKKYLLFLLLCTGEYAFAQQLAPLTVEKIMRDPKWMGISPTNFRWTADSKTLYFNWNPENKAKEELFKVSAASTKPVKAVEKEDEKLLSLNYTYNADRSLGLVEKSGDIYLQNFKTNKETRLTSTQERESSPIFLTNGNVVYQLGDNLFVVDLKSAETKQLTNFVKGKKAGRADSKPATEQDKWLKVQQAELFDIIKKRNAEAKNGSRSGRGRFGSTAADTKPLKELYTEDKFLNGVIISPDGHFITYKLTTPAQNNHNTIVPNYITSSGYTEDIPGRTKVGENENISLGFIYDTQRDTVYAIQTSTITGIKDLPDYLKDYPKELDTLKKKNADRPVSFFGPFWNDNGSSAIVVATSTDNKDRWTLKLDALTGKFSLVDRQRDEAWIGGPGISGFYQGSTGWIDNNRFYYQSEATGYSHLYVVNVATGDKKQLTAGKWEVQSVQLSKDRNTFYIKANKEHPGITNFFKIGINGGEFVQITTMKGLNEITLSPDEKYLAINYSYMDKPGELYLQPNKVGAKAVKITQSTSAEFNSYKWRQPDMVTFKNRYGADVYARVYKSDNPHPNHPAIVFVHGAGYLQNVHFGWSTYFREFMFNNLLADNGYTVIDIDYTGSSGYGRDHRTGIYRHMGGKDLTDQADGVKFLVEKYGVNPQHVGLYGGSYGGFITLMAMFNESDVFASGAALRSVTDWAHYNHGYTSNILNEPYNDPIAYKRSSPIYFADKLKGNLLMAHGMVDVNVHFQDIVRITQRFIELGKNNWELAVYPVEDHGFIEPSSWTDEYKRIFKLYENTLKK, encoded by the coding sequence ATGAAGAAATATTTACTTTTCCTTTTGCTTTGCACAGGCGAATATGCTTTTGCGCAACAATTGGCCCCTTTAACTGTCGAAAAAATAATGCGCGATCCAAAATGGATGGGTATTTCGCCAACTAATTTCCGCTGGACAGCAGATAGCAAAACCCTATATTTTAACTGGAACCCTGAAAATAAAGCCAAAGAAGAATTATTCAAAGTTTCGGCAGCTTCTACAAAACCTGTTAAAGCAGTTGAAAAGGAAGATGAAAAACTATTGAGTTTAAATTACACCTACAATGCCGATCGCTCCCTTGGTTTAGTTGAAAAAAGCGGTGATATTTATTTACAGAACTTCAAAACCAATAAGGAAACGCGCTTAACCAGCACACAGGAACGGGAAAGCAGTCCGATTTTTTTAACCAATGGAAACGTTGTTTACCAATTGGGCGATAATCTTTTCGTGGTTGATTTAAAATCAGCAGAAACCAAACAGCTTACCAATTTTGTTAAAGGTAAAAAAGCCGGAAGAGCAGATAGTAAACCCGCTACCGAACAGGATAAATGGTTAAAAGTACAACAGGCCGAACTCTTCGATATTATTAAAAAACGAAATGCTGAAGCAAAAAACGGTTCACGCAGTGGAAGAGGCCGCTTTGGGAGTACCGCTGCAGATACAAAACCTTTAAAAGAACTATATACTGAAGACAAGTTCTTAAACGGCGTAATCATTAGCCCGGATGGACATTTTATTACTTATAAATTAACTACACCAGCACAGAACAACCATAATACCATTGTTCCGAATTATATTACTTCATCAGGTTATACCGAAGATATTCCGGGTAGAACAAAAGTTGGCGAAAATGAAAATATCTCGCTGGGTTTCATTTATGATACGCAACGGGATACAGTTTACGCGATCCAGACCTCGACCATTACGGGCATAAAAGACCTCCCTGATTATCTGAAAGATTATCCAAAGGAACTGGATACCTTAAAAAAGAAAAATGCCGACCGCCCTGTAAGTTTTTTTGGTCCGTTTTGGAATGATAATGGAAGTTCTGCAATTGTTGTGGCTACTTCTACCGATAATAAAGACCGCTGGACCCTAAAGCTAGATGCCTTAACAGGAAAATTTTCTTTAGTCGACCGCCAGCGCGACGAAGCATGGATTGGTGGCCCGGGCATTAGTGGTTTTTACCAGGGCAGCACAGGCTGGATCGATAATAACCGCTTTTATTATCAAAGCGAGGCGACAGGATATTCCCACCTTTATGTAGTTAATGTAGCTACAGGTGATAAAAAACAGCTTACTGCCGGTAAATGGGAAGTACAATCGGTACAGTTATCAAAAGATAGAAATACTTTTTATATCAAAGCGAATAAAGAACACCCAGGCATTACCAATTTCTTTAAAATCGGTATAAATGGCGGTGAATTTGTTCAAATTACCACCATGAAAGGCTTAAATGAGATTACCCTTTCCCCTGATGAGAAATACCTTGCCATTAATTATTCTTACATGGATAAACCCGGAGAACTATATCTCCAGCCAAATAAGGTGGGAGCTAAAGCCGTAAAAATTACGCAATCTACTTCTGCCGAATTTAATTCTTACAAATGGCGTCAACCCGATATGGTTACTTTTAAAAACCGTTACGGTGCGGATGTTTATGCAAGGGTTTACAAATCAGACAATCCACACCCTAACCACCCCGCCATAGTTTTTGTACATGGTGCAGGATATTTACAAAACGTACACTTTGGATGGAGCACCTACTTTCGCGAGTTTATGTTTAACAATTTACTAGCCGACAATGGTTATACCGTAATCGATATCGATTATACCGGAAGTTCTGGTTATGGCCGCGATCACCGTACCGGCATTTACCGCCACATGGGCGGAAAAGATTTAACCGACCAGGCCGATGGGGTTAAATTTTTGGTAGAGAAATATGGTGTTAATCCGCAGCACGTTGGTTTATACGGCGGCTCTTATGGTGGTTTTATCACGCTGATGGCCATGTTCAACGAATCGGATGTTTTTGCAAGTGGTGCTGCCTTGCGTTCCGTTACCGATTGGGCACACTATAACCATGGCTATACCTCAAATATTTTAAACGAGCCTTATAACGATCCGATTGCCTATAAAAGAAGTTCGCCGATTTATTTCGCCGATAAATTAAAGGGCAATCTTTTAATGGCACATGGCATGGTGGATGTAAATGTTCATTTTCAGGATATTGTGCGCATTACGCAGCGTTTTATAGAGCTGGGCAAAAACAATTGGGAACTTGCGGTTTACCCGGTAGAAGACCATGGTTTTATTGAGCCAAGCAGCTGGACAGATGAGTATAAAAGGATATTTAAGCTGTATGAGAATACGTTGAAGAAGTAA
- a CDS encoding DUF6265 family protein has product MKRIYLYSLILFLVGFYSNVKAQKDPSKTFSFVLGSWEMQTPKGKIVEQWSQGADKILKGKSYRVNAKGDSVLTETLQIRKIGKNVFYCSTVANQNEGEEVCFKLISTKDQIYIFENAAHDFPQRIVYQNQGKSEMLAWIEGELNGKSRKSEFRYKRQ; this is encoded by the coding sequence ATGAAAAGAATCTATTTATACTCCTTGATTTTATTCCTAGTTGGTTTTTATAGCAATGTTAAAGCGCAAAAAGATCCATCAAAAACCTTTTCTTTTGTATTAGGCTCATGGGAAATGCAGACACCCAAAGGTAAAATTGTGGAACAATGGAGCCAGGGTGCCGATAAAATACTGAAAGGAAAGAGTTATCGCGTTAATGCAAAAGGAGATAGCGTTCTTACCGAAACCTTACAGATCAGAAAAATAGGAAAAAATGTTTTCTATTGTTCAACGGTTGCTAATCAGAATGAAGGAGAGGAAGTCTGTTTTAAGCTTATCTCCACAAAAGATCAGATCTATATTTTCGAAAATGCGGCACACGATTTTCCACAAAGAATAGTATACCAAAACCAGGGGAAAAGTGAAATGCTCGCCTGGATTGAAGGCGAGCTTAATGGGAAAAGCCGAAAATCGGAATTTAGATATAAGCGGCAATAA
- a CDS encoding phosphoenolpyruvate carboxylase, which yields MPKLRLTTQRESIFNNEVISKFELFNSLFLTLPFYKIKDTGTLLPLFFKSCEEGIANGEKPAQIIEEFFAKYTSYTERKDIVDLLFRFIQYIERQVVLFDAVEDASFTKLNTTDEQSTLAFILKKNADNKPALAKIEKLIDELSLRLVLTAHPTQFYPGSVLAIITDLTKAIRDNNITAMNSLLQQLGKTPFFNKKSPTPVDEALNLAWFLENTFYFAAANIQEEIDQNLDEYNLETKKILELGFWPGGDRDGNPNIHADTTLAVSKMLRQILFRCYYRDFRVIKRRITFRGVEENIAKLHDVLYQNAFDQTCELHDISDELKDNLNKIKETLLAEHEGLFVDLVNDLIRKIDLYGNYFASLDIRQDSRVLRSVHAYCRENKPISSLYPADYDKLSEAEKLNLISFKEATVVYASEPDALIEDTIEVIKEIKGIQKRNGEKACHRFIISNCQQASDILQLIELFLWNGWSKESLTIDFVPLFETVNDLKGAAAIMDTLYSNPFYKAHLASRGNKQDIMLGYSDSTKDGGYLMANWSIFNGKTSLSAISAKHNIQLAFFDGRGGPPARGGGKTHRFYASMGKEIANKNMQLTVQGQTISSQYGSVESAEFNIEQLINAGLTSGLKEKHNILLDPENKALLDEMAEESYKAFVDLREHPLFVSYLEKLSPLKLLSQANISSRPVKRNGGGEMKLEDLRAISFVTAWSMLKQNVPGFYGMGTALRTQEKAGNWGKVLKVYEDSDYLKTIVDNCMMSMSKSDFVITAHLANDKEFGTFWTQLHDEFKLTKEMLLKLSGQPTLMANYPVDKKSIATREKIILPLVLIQHFALEKLQHDQNEKDQHALEKLAVRTVFGIVNAGRNLA from the coding sequence ATGCCCAAACTTCGTTTAACAACGCAACGTGAATCTATTTTTAACAATGAGGTAATCTCAAAATTCGAACTGTTTAACAGTTTATTTCTCACCTTGCCTTTTTACAAAATTAAGGATACCGGAACACTGCTTCCCCTTTTCTTTAAAAGTTGTGAAGAAGGAATTGCGAACGGAGAAAAACCTGCACAGATTATCGAAGAATTTTTTGCCAAGTACACCAGTTATACCGAGCGTAAAGATATTGTTGACCTTCTTTTCCGGTTTATCCAGTATATAGAGCGTCAGGTTGTGCTTTTTGATGCTGTTGAAGATGCTTCTTTTACCAAGTTAAATACTACCGATGAGCAGAGTACATTGGCCTTTATTTTAAAAAAGAATGCCGATAATAAACCTGCACTGGCCAAAATTGAAAAACTGATAGATGAGCTTTCGCTCCGTTTGGTTTTAACGGCACACCCTACCCAGTTTTATCCCGGCAGCGTTTTGGCCATCATTACTGATTTAACCAAGGCCATTAGGGATAACAACATCACCGCTATGAACTCGCTTTTACAACAGTTGGGTAAAACGCCGTTTTTTAATAAAAAATCGCCAACACCTGTTGATGAAGCCCTAAACCTGGCCTGGTTCCTCGAAAATACTTTTTATTTTGCTGCGGCAAATATTCAGGAAGAAATAGATCAGAATCTGGATGAATACAACCTCGAAACCAAGAAAATTTTAGAACTCGGTTTCTGGCCGGGAGGTGATAGGGATGGAAATCCGAATATCCATGCCGATACCACTTTAGCCGTTTCTAAAATGTTGCGACAGATCCTTTTCCGCTGTTACTACCGTGATTTCAGGGTAATTAAACGCCGCATTACTTTTAGAGGGGTTGAAGAAAATATTGCAAAACTGCATGATGTGCTTTATCAAAATGCTTTTGATCAAACCTGCGAACTGCATGATATTTCAGATGAATTAAAGGATAACCTGAATAAAATTAAAGAAACCTTATTGGCGGAACATGAAGGTTTATTTGTTGACCTGGTTAACGACCTGATTCGTAAGATAGATCTATACGGAAACTATTTTGCTTCGTTGGATATCCGTCAGGATAGCCGAGTACTGAGAAGCGTACATGCTTACTGCCGTGAAAATAAACCGATTTCTTCATTATATCCTGCTGATTATGATAAGTTATCAGAAGCCGAAAAACTAAACCTGATTTCTTTTAAAGAAGCAACCGTTGTTTATGCAAGCGAGCCTGATGCTTTAATTGAGGATACCATTGAGGTAATTAAAGAAATAAAGGGAATTCAAAAACGCAATGGCGAAAAAGCCTGTCACCGTTTTATTATCAGCAATTGCCAGCAGGCCAGTGATATTTTACAGTTGATCGAACTTTTCCTTTGGAACGGTTGGAGCAAAGAATCATTAACGATTGATTTTGTGCCGCTTTTTGAAACCGTTAACGATTTGAAGGGCGCTGCTGCTATTATGGACACTTTGTATAGCAATCCTTTTTATAAAGCGCATTTAGCGAGCCGTGGCAATAAACAGGATATTATGCTGGGTTATTCTGACAGTACCAAAGATGGCGGTTATTTAATGGCCAACTGGTCTATTTTTAACGGAAAGACTTCATTGTCGGCCATTTCTGCTAAACACAATATTCAATTGGCATTTTTCGATGGCCGTGGCGGACCTCCTGCACGTGGTGGAGGTAAAACACACCGTTTTTATGCCTCAATGGGTAAAGAAATTGCCAACAAAAACATGCAGTTAACCGTTCAGGGTCAAACCATCAGTTCGCAATACGGTTCGGTAGAAAGTGCTGAATTTAATATAGAACAATTGATCAATGCAGGATTAACCTCCGGACTGAAAGAAAAACACAACATTCTTTTAGATCCTGAAAATAAAGCCCTGCTTGATGAAATGGCGGAAGAAAGTTATAAAGCTTTTGTGGATTTGCGTGAGCACCCATTATTTGTGAGTTATTTAGAGAAACTGTCTCCTTTAAAACTGTTATCTCAGGCTAATATTAGCAGTCGCCCGGTAAAAAGAAACGGCGGCGGCGAAATGAAGCTCGAAGATTTAAGAGCCATTAGTTTTGTAACGGCCTGGAGTATGCTGAAACAAAACGTTCCAGGTTTCTATGGGATGGGAACGGCATTGAGAACTCAGGAAAAGGCTGGTAATTGGGGTAAAGTGCTTAAGGTTTATGAGGATTCTGATTACCTGAAAACCATTGTAGATAACTGTATGATGAGCATGAGCAAATCAGACTTTGTAATTACGGCCCATTTAGCAAACGACAAAGAGTTTGGTACTTTTTGGACTCAATTACATGATGAGTTTAAACTAACTAAGGAAATGCTCTTAAAACTCTCAGGACAACCGACTTTAATGGCTAATTATCCTGTAGATAAAAAATCGATCGCCACGCGTGAGAAAATCATTTTACCATTGGTATTGATCCAGCATTTTGCTTTAGAAAAATTGCAGCACGATCAGAACGAAAAAGACCAGCATGCTTTAGAAAAGCTTGCCGTTAGAACTGTTTTTGGTATTGTAAATGCCGGCAGGAATTTGGCTTAA
- a CDS encoding DHA2 family efflux MFS transporter permease subunit → MAEVGLKKWIITFTVITASLLELIDTTIVNVAIPQIQGNLGATLEDIAWLSTGYAVANVIVLPMSGWLGSRFGRKNYFLTSIIVFTLVSFLCGNATSLNELILFRILQGVAGGGLISTAQAILIETWPREDVGIATALFGLGAVVGPTVGPTIGGYILEIADWPWIFYVNIPVGILAAYCTYTFIRETPKDGKGKPVDWWGIALLAIAVGSLQTVLEKGESEDWFSTPYITALAVVSVFGLLLFIWRETATEYPIVNLRIMKKRSFSIGMFTSFILGFGLYGSVFVFPVFAQNLLGFTPLQTGKLFIAGGICTIAMMPFIGIMLKKGVPAQFMATGGMFLFFVFCWMLSNSTLASGTGDFFWPLVIRGFGMALLFVPLTTLAMQDLSGAEIGQGSGLNNMSRQLGGSFGIAALTTLIHIRSGFHRSSLLANVNEYNPAFIQKLNALTSGFMAKGSSFIDAKLMAMKAIEGSVIKQTMLLTYNDAYWVAGLIMLFSIPLLYLQKFKKNANIVTDAH, encoded by the coding sequence ATGGCCGAAGTAGGTTTAAAAAAGTGGATTATTACGTTTACGGTAATCACAGCTTCTTTGTTGGAGTTGATTGATACAACGATCGTAAACGTTGCAATTCCACAGATACAGGGAAACCTGGGCGCTACTCTTGAAGATATCGCCTGGTTATCTACTGGATATGCCGTTGCGAACGTAATCGTCCTGCCCATGTCGGGCTGGTTGGGGAGTCGTTTCGGACGTAAAAATTATTTCTTAACCTCCATTATTGTTTTTACTCTTGTTTCCTTTTTATGTGGAAACGCAACATCTTTAAATGAACTTATTTTATTCAGGATTTTGCAGGGAGTAGCAGGTGGAGGGTTAATTTCAACAGCACAAGCTATTTTGATCGAAACCTGGCCGCGTGAGGATGTGGGTATTGCTACCGCATTGTTTGGTTTAGGTGCCGTTGTTGGTCCAACCGTAGGTCCAACCATTGGTGGTTATATTTTAGAGATTGCTGATTGGCCCTGGATTTTCTACGTAAATATTCCCGTCGGAATCCTCGCCGCCTATTGTACCTATACTTTTATTCGAGAGACACCAAAAGATGGAAAAGGTAAGCCTGTTGATTGGTGGGGAATCGCATTATTGGCAATTGCAGTTGGTAGCTTGCAAACGGTACTTGAAAAAGGAGAGAGCGAAGATTGGTTCTCCACACCTTATATTACGGCTTTAGCTGTTGTATCTGTTTTTGGTTTGCTTTTATTTATCTGGAGAGAAACCGCTACCGAATACCCGATCGTAAACCTAAGGATTATGAAGAAACGGAGCTTTTCTATCGGTATGTTTACCTCCTTCATTTTAGGGTTTGGATTATATGGCTCGGTATTCGTATTTCCTGTATTTGCGCAAAACCTTTTAGGCTTTACTCCTTTACAAACAGGTAAGCTGTTTATTGCAGGTGGTATTTGTACTATTGCCATGATGCCTTTCATTGGTATTATGCTCAAAAAGGGTGTACCTGCACAATTTATGGCTACAGGAGGCATGTTTTTATTTTTCGTTTTCTGTTGGATGTTAAGTAATTCTACATTGGCTTCCGGAACAGGAGATTTTTTCTGGCCATTGGTGATTAGAGGTTTCGGTATGGCTTTATTGTTTGTGCCACTAACAACTTTAGCCATGCAGGATTTGTCGGGGGCAGAGATTGGTCAGGGGTCCGGTTTGAATAACATGAGCCGACAACTAGGCGGTTCGTTTGGTATCGCAGCATTAACTACATTAATCCACATCCGTTCAGGTTTCCATAGGAGTAGTTTACTTGCCAACGTTAATGAATATAATCCCGCATTTATCCAGAAGTTAAATGCATTAACAAGCGGTTTTATGGCCAAAGGATCATCATTTATTGATGCGAAATTGATGGCGATGAAAGCAATTGAAGGTTCGGTAATTAAACAAACCATGCTGCTTACTTATAACGATGCTTATTGGGTAGCCGGATTGATTATGTTATTCTCTATACCTTTATTATATCTTCAGAAATTTAAGAAAAATGCAAACATTGTTACGGATGCGCATTAA
- a CDS encoding co-chaperone YbbN, which translates to MFLELTEDNLQQYLADNSKVMVQYAASWCGNCRIMKPKFKKLASENEDVAFLIVDAEKLPNSRKFANVDNLPTFAAFEGGSLVDQVQTNKAEGLIELFNKIK; encoded by the coding sequence ATGTTTTTAGAATTAACAGAAGATAATCTTCAACAATATTTAGCAGATAACTCAAAGGTGATGGTTCAGTATGCTGCATCGTGGTGCGGAAACTGCAGAATTATGAAACCTAAGTTTAAAAAACTGGCTTCAGAAAATGAAGATGTAGCTTTCTTAATTGTTGATGCAGAAAAACTTCCAAACTCACGCAAATTTGCGAACGTTGATAATTTACCAACTTTTGCAGCTTTTGAAGGCGGTAGCTTGGTAGATCAGGTGCAGACCAACAAAGCAGAAGGTTTAATTGAACTATTTAACAAGATAAAGTAA
- a CDS encoding YfiT family bacillithiol transferase: MDLEQLKYPIGQFAMPDIFDQKQIDTWISEIEALPGQIKKATENLTNEELNQTYRPEGWTLRQVVHHVPDSHINAYIRFKQAITEDIPVIRPYYEERWAETEEAKNAEIKLSIELLTGLHQRWVAFLKTLKIEDYQRKYIHPAQNKELTLANMLGMYAWHGKHHLAHITNTITK, encoded by the coding sequence ATGGATTTAGAACAGCTTAAATACCCAATCGGTCAATTTGCTATGCCTGATATTTTTGATCAAAAACAGATTGACACCTGGATTTCTGAAATAGAGGCATTGCCAGGCCAAATAAAAAAAGCTACAGAAAATTTAACCAATGAAGAGCTGAACCAAACCTATCGTCCCGAAGGTTGGACATTGCGGCAGGTTGTTCATCATGTTCCGGATAGTCATATCAACGCCTATATCCGTTTTAAGCAGGCGATTACTGAGGATATTCCTGTAATCAGACCATATTATGAGGAACGCTGGGCAGAAACTGAAGAAGCAAAAAATGCTGAGATCAAATTATCGATTGAGCTGTTAACAGGTTTACATCAACGTTGGGTTGCTTTTTTAAAAACATTGAAAATAGAAGATTACCAAAGAAAATACATTCATCCGGCCCAAAATAAAGAGCTCACTTTGGCCAATATGCTGGGCATGTATGCCTGGCACGGAAAACACCACCTGGCACACATTACCAACACCATAACAAAATGA